The Gammaproteobacteria bacterium genome includes the window TAAGAAAAGTCGTTTGACCCAATGGGATAAATCCCTCTATATTAGAATTCGTCGAAATAGGTATTAGTGCCATGCGCGAGTCTCCTGATTTGCAACAACTTGAATCCCGGGTATCGGAACTGATTGAACATTATCGGGCGTTAAAAGCCCGATATGATGCGTTGCACGCCGAACATGCAAAATTGGCGGCAGATCGCCAGCGGTTAATCGAGTACAACCGTATGGCGCGCGAAAAGATTGAGCATATGATTGCGCGGCTGCGAGCCATGGAGTCCACTGATGACTGACGAAAGGACCACCATCCAAGTCAAGATTTTGGGCAAGGAATACACCTTCGCCTGTCCACCTGAACAGACCGAAGCCTTGTATGCCGCGGCCAAGCAACTTGACGATCGCATGACCGAAGTGGCCAAAACCAGCCGACTCTCCAGTCCGGAGCGCATTGCGGTCATGACAGCGCTTAATATTTGCCACGAGATGATGACACTGGAAAAATCCTACCGAAATCTTGAACAACAAGTCGAGCAAAGCACAACGCGGATGCTCAAACAACTCGTCGAATGTTTAGGGCAACAGACCGAAATGCCATTGCCCGATTCCACCAATTCAGAAAAATAGTCATTGAACACTGATCCCGATCAGTTTTTGCGGCCACATGACTGGCAACAACCAAAATCCTGGTCTACAATGACAACATACTCTGGGTGCTGGGTTGTGCGCCAGTCGCAACAGTCCTCGAGCCGTTAATCGACACCTAGGGTCCTCGCGCTGGGCGGGAGGTGTGCATGTCCGACATTGCATCGGAAAGCCTGAATCCCGAACCGTGACGACCCCTCTTGAACCTTAGGGTTCAAGGGCCTCAGCGACAGCGGCAACCTGGTCCAGAGTCCTATTTTTGCCATCATGAAAGCTCAAAATAAATACGATATTCGTCAGCACATGCTTGCCCGCCGGCGGTCGCTGCCCGAAGCCGACTGCCAGGCCCTATCGCACGCGGTGTGCCAACGCTTCATTCAGTCCGTTGCGGTCCCTGACAAAGCACGCGTCGCTTTGTATTGGCCTGTCCACGGCGAAGTGGATACACGGCCGCTGATTCCCTTTCTGCAACAAAAGCAATGCGCACTTTACTGGCCAGTTATTCATGCATCGAGCCCGGGTGAAATGCGCTTTGCCCAATGCAACCGCCTTCATACTATGCAGCCAAATCGATTTGGCATTCCAGAGCCGCCCATTGCTTGGGACGACGCAGACGAAGCACCGACTTTGGACATCATCATCACGCCGCTGGTCGCCTTCGATCGCCGGTGTCAACGCCTTGGCATGGGGGGCGGTTACTACGACCGCCTATTTGAAAAAAATACTAAAGCCAAGAAAATTGGCGTAGCTTACGAATTCCAATACGTGGAGACATTACCCTCTGAGCCTTGGGATCAAAGCTTGGACCAAGTCGTGACAGAAAAACAAATCCACTGTGCAGTTAGCAAAATTACATAAGTTGTCTACACTTTTGGTAATCGTGCCAAAGACTGTGCCATCAACAATGAAACGTGTTTTTTTCGGTGCATTGCTTATCACTTCAGGCGTGCTTCATGCCAGCTCGGACCTTGATGACTTGACCGAGCTATTGAACACCCCGGTGGTCAGCAGCTCTCTATGGCGAGAATTTCAGAGCGATGCGCCTGCCACAGTCCTTGTGATCACCGGCGAGGAAATTCGCAAACGGGGTTACCGCGATCTGTCCGAGATTTACGATGACTTGCCTGGTATGCAACTCAGCCGCACCTATGCCGATATTCAGTTCAAAAACTACTGGCGTGGCATGCGGAAAACCATTGGCGACCCATTTTTACTTTTGGTTGACGGGCAGGAGGTCAACGACCTTTATTACAATGAAGGTGAAATCATCGCCAGCCTCCCGGTGACCAATATCGACCGAATTGAAATTGTGTATGGCCCCGCTTCGGTGGTCTATGGCGCCAACGCCTTTGTTGGCGTTGTCAATGTCATTACCCGGACACCGACCGAGGACATGTCGTTAGTCAGTTGGTCGGCCGGCGATCTCGACCGGGATACCCTTGATTTTACCGTGGCGCGTCATTTTGGTGATGAGGCCGTTCAAATTACCGGACGCTACGATTACCGTCTGGTCGATTACCGCAACAACGGACACTATGAGTGGCTCAACGCACACTATCTCACCGATCGACGCCTTTGGGGCGGCTTTTTGGATGATCCGGCGCTGGCCGGCCAAAACAATAGCCGTAACCTGTCAAAAGTGCTTGATGCACAGTACCGCCATGGGAAGTGGCAATTTCGCTCGCAGTATTTTGAACTCACCAGCGGGGGGGGCTTAGCTTACGCGTTTGATAAAGCCCAACCACATTATGTGTGGCGAGAATGGCAATGGTTAAACACCGTTGAACGCAGCCAGCAGTTATCGGACAGGCTAAAGCACACCATGCGACTTCGCCAAATCGCCACCGGTGTCTGGAAAGACGGTT containing:
- a CDS encoding cell division protein ZapA gives rise to the protein MTDERTTIQVKILGKEYTFACPPEQTEALYAAAKQLDDRMTEVAKTSRLSSPERIAVMTALNICHEMMTLEKSYRNLEQQVEQSTTRMLKQLVECLGQQTEMPLPDSTNSEK
- a CDS encoding 5-formyltetrahydrofolate cyclo-ligase, which produces MKAQNKYDIRQHMLARRRSLPEADCQALSHAVCQRFIQSVAVPDKARVALYWPVHGEVDTRPLIPFLQQKQCALYWPVIHASSPGEMRFAQCNRLHTMQPNRFGIPEPPIAWDDADEAPTLDIIITPLVAFDRRCQRLGMGGGYYDRLFEKNTKAKKIGVAYEFQYVETLPSEPWDQSLDQVVTEKQIHCAVSKIT
- a CDS encoding TIGR02449 family protein; protein product: MRESPDLQQLESRVSELIEHYRALKARYDALHAEHAKLAADRQRLIEYNRMAREKIEHMIARLRAMESTDD